One Molothrus ater isolate BHLD 08-10-18 breed brown headed cowbird chromosome 14, BPBGC_Mater_1.1, whole genome shotgun sequence DNA segment encodes these proteins:
- the CNGA2 gene encoding cyclic nucleotide-gated olfactory channel, whose translation MPARSNGVHSSPANHQPEGGTEGTGLSTSRTCSTQDGTSSELQRGASLHGGEQRADHAFQGQGALARIVRLVLVLRDWANKSLHEEQQRPDPFLERFQGPELLTVPAGAADELEDEETEKLNKKRKWLFFVVDPAGDCYYHWLAVIAVPVLYNWCLLVARACFTDLQQTYFVLWLVLDYISDALYLGDTVIRLHTGFLEQGLLVKDLKKLRDNYIPTLQFKLDVLSSLPTDLAYFWVGLHCPELRFNRLLRFSRMFEFFDRTETRTSHPNIFRISNLVLYILVIIHWNACIYYAISKAIGFGEDSWVYPNVTEPEYGSLTREYVYCLYWSTLTLTTIGETPPPVRDEEYLFVIFDFLVGVLIFATIVGNVGSMISNMNATRAEFQARIDAVKHYMQFRKVSKELETKVIKWFDYLWTNKKAVDEREVLKNLPDKLRAEIAINVHLETLKKVRIFQNCEAGLLVELVLKLRPQVFSPGDFVCRKGDIGKEMYIIKEGKLAVVGDDGTTQYALLTAGGCFGEISILNIKGSKMGNRRTANIISLGYSDLFCLSKEDLMEAVTEYPDAKRILEERGREILMKEGLLDESAAEESTEGKSVEERLDRVASNLDTLHTRFGRLLTEYNDAQMKLKQRITALESRMRQEELEDFFSDSSDSLFEDEEKASPGGGMQ comes from the exons CCCAGGATGGCACCAGCTcggagctgcagagaggagccagccTGCATGggggggagcagagggctgaCCATGCTTTCCAGGGCCAGGGAGCCTTGGCCAG GATAGTCCGGCTGGTGCTGGTGCTCAGGGACTGGGCCAACAAGAGCCTGCacgaggagcagcagaggccaGACCCCTTCCTGGAGCGTTTCCAAGGCCCTGAGCTCCTGAcagtgcctgcaggagctgctgatgaGCTTGAGGATGAGGAGACTGAGAAGTTAAACAAAAA GAGGAAATGGCTGTTCTTTGTGGTGGACCCTGCGGGGGACTGCTATTACCACTGGCTGGCTGTGATTGCAGTTCCTGTCCTCTACAACTGGTGCCTGCTCGTGGCCAG GGCTTGCTTCACTGACCTGCAACAGACCTATTTTGTGCTGTGGCTGGTGTTGGATTACATCTCAGATGCTCTCTACCTCGGGGACACAGTGATCCGCCTGCAcacag GGTTCTTGGAACAGGGCCTCCTGGTCAAGGACCTGAAGAAGTTACGGGATAACTACATCCCCACGCTGCAGTTCAAGCTGGATGTTCTCTCCAGCCTGCCCACAGACCTGGCCTATTTTTGGGTGGGGTTGCACTGCCCTGAGCTGCGTTTCAACAGGCTGCTGCGCTTCTCCCGCATGTTCGAGTTTTTCGACAGGACCGAGACCAGAACCAGCCACCCCAACATCTTCCGCATCAGCAACCTGGTTCTCTACATCCTGGTCATCATCCACTGGAACGCCTGCATTTACTACGCCATCTCCAAGGCCATTGGCTTCGGGGAGGACAGCTGGGTGTACCCCAACGTCACAGAGCCTGAGTACGGCTCTCTGACCCGGGAGTACGTCTACTGTCTCTACTGGTCCACGCTGACGCTGACCACCATTGGGGAGACCCCTCCTCCTGTGAGGGATGAAGAGTACCTCTTTGTGATCTTCGACTTCCTCGTCGGCGTCCTCATCTTCGCCACCATCGTGGGCAATGTGGGCTCCATGATCTCCAACATGAACGCCACCAGGGCGGAGTTCCAGGCCAGGATCGATGCCGTCAAACACTACATGCAGTTCCGCAAGGTGAGCAAAGAGCTGGAAACCAAAGTCATCAAGTGGTTCGACTACCTGTGGACCAACAAGAAGGCGGTGGACGAACGGGAGGTCCTCAAGAACCTCCCTGATAAGTTAAGGGCAGAGATTGCCATCAATGTTCACCTGGAGACGCTGAAGAAGGTGAGGATTTTCCAGAATTGTGAGGCGGggctgctggtggagctggtgCTGAAGCTTCGCCCTCAGGTGTTCAGCCCAGGGGATTTCGTGTGTCGGAAGGGGGACATTGGGAAGGAGATGTACATCATCAAGGAGGGCAAGCTGGCCGTGGTGGGGGACGATGGCACGACACAGTAtgctctgctcactgcagggggCTGCTTTGGTGAGATCAGCATCCTCAACATCAAAGGCAGCAAGATGGGCAACAGGCGCACGGCCAACATCATCAGCTTGGGCTACTCTGATCTCTTCTGCCTGTCTAAGGAAGATCTCATGGAAGCAGTCACAGAGTACCCTGATGCCAAAAGGATCTTGGAGGAGCGTGGCAGGGAGATCCTAATGAAGGAAGGGCTGCTGGATGAgtcagctgcagaggaaagcacagaagggaagagcgtggaggagaggctggacagGGTGGCCTCAAACCTGGACACGCTGCACACCCGCTTTGGCCGGCTCCTGACTGAGTACAACGATGCCCAGATGAAGCTCAAGCAGCGCATCACTGCTCTGGAGTCCAGGATGAGGCAGGAGGAACTGGAGGATTTCTTCTCTGACAGCTCAGACAGTCTGTTTGAGGATGAGGAGAAAGCTTCACCTGGTGGTGGGATGCAGTGA